TGCAATGATCTCGCAAACATAATTCAAGGTGTTGAGGACGAAATTTCAAGCGCTGCGAAACGAATAGCCCATAGCCTTTCTGAGGGCGATTGATCCGCGTATTATAGTAGACCATCAAAGAGTAGCACCAAAATGCGGTATCGAGGGAGACCTCCCTGGCCGCAGGAGGCGCCCCACCCATAAGAAAGCCCCAGCACCGCGCATGCGGTGCTGGGGCTTTATCGTTCCTATGGAGTGTGAGGCCCTACTTCTTCGGCCGCTTGAACCAGGCGGCGATGCCCACCAGCCCGATGATCCAGCCCAGGCCGCCGATGATGTCGCGCATCCGCGCGGACTGGTCCTGCTCGGCCATGCGCGTCAATTGCAGGCGCAGGGGGGCCAGCTTCTCCTCCACGATGGCTGGGACGGCCTTGGCCACGGCCTGCTCCACGAGCGCGGCCAGCCTTGTTTCGTCGATCGTCCCGGCTGGCGCGGCCTGGGCGACGGGCGAAGCGGGGGAAGAGGGGGCCCGAGCCGCTTGCGCGGGCAGGCCCAAATCCTGCCCCAGATCCTGGGCGGTGAGGGTGTAGTCGTTCTGGTGGCCCTCGCCGGCCCTGAGCACCACGCGCAGTGGCGGGGTGAAG
This sequence is a window from Fundidesulfovibrio soli. Protein-coding genes within it:
- a CDS encoding cobalamin biosynthesis protein CbiL produces the protein MRALAALPLLACLLCAAPALAHKVNVFAVAENGALVGEAYFSGGGKALDSLIEVFDASGAVVAQGRTGADGAFRIPLPATFTPPLRVVLRAGEGHQNDYTLTAQDLGQDLGLPAQAARAPSSPASPVAQAAPAGTIDETRLAALVEQAVAKAVPAIVEEKLAPLRLQLTRMAEQDQSARMRDIIGGLGWIIGLVGIAAWFKRPKK